The Oceanicaulis alexandrii DSM 11625 DNA segment GACCAGAACACGGCCCTGCCGGCGCTGGACCAGCGTAACGGCTTCGCGTTCGGCGCGCCCGTCGCGGACCAGCCAGACATAAGCGCCGTCGCTGCCCCAGCTGATCGCGGCTTCAGGTACTACAGGGCGCGTGTTGGAAAGCAGTTCGAAGCCGACGCGGAAGCTCATGCCCGGACGCAGGGCGTCCGCCTGGTTATCGATCTCGGCGCGGACGGTGAAGGTGCGCGAGGTCGGATCGATCCGGCTGTCCACATTGATGATGCGGGCGGAATAGGTTTGTTCGGGGCCGGCGAAGGGCGTGGCCTGCACGCGATCACCGACGGAGATGCGGCTGAAGACCTGCTCTGACGGGTCAAAATCCACGTACAGGACCGATCGGTCATCCAGCTCGGTGATGGCGGTGCTGGGCGTGATGCGGGCGCCGGCGTCAATATCCGTCAGGCCCAGATAGCCTGAGAACGGCGCATAGACCGTGCGGCGAGCCAAGGCGATGCGCGCCTGCTCGAGCTCGATGCGCGCCGCATCCAGCGCGGTTTCCGCCTCGTCGATCTGGCTGTCGGACACGGCGCCGGTGTTTTCGATGCGCCGATAGCGCGCCAGCAACTGCTCGGCCTCCCTGACGGCGACTTCGGACAGACGCACTTCCAGGCGTTCCTGATCGGCTTCCAGACGGACAAGCGGCGCGCCGCCCTCCACCCATTCGCCGGCGGAGAAAGCGACCGCCTCCACCTGTCCGGCGGTTTCAGGATAGATCGTGGCGTTCGCGCGGGCGCGAGCGGTGCCCAGCACTTCGATGCGCTCGGCTTCGCGCTCCAGGATCACCTCTTGGGCGATCACGCCGACACCCCTGGGCGCCTCTCCCGCGCCCGGTTGACCGGGTTCGGAAGACGGGTCCTGCGAACAGGCGGAGGCGACACACGTCGCCGCGAGACAGACCATCAAGCGTTTGAACATGCCCCGGTCTACGCAGGCCGGCGCCGACCGGATCACATCTCCAGGCTTATTGCGCGTCAGGCAGGATCGCTCTCGGCGTCTGCGGCTTCCTCCACGGCGGTTTCCGCCCAGTACTCGCCGCCGACCATGGCGGCGGGCGCGAGCAGGTAATCCTCGGTGCTGTCGGGCGCCTCGCGGCGCGTGATCCGGTAAACCGCGATGGCGGAGAGCAGCAGGCACAAGCCGATCAGGTAATAGGCGAAGCCGCTGGGGCCGATCAGGCCCATCAGAACGCCTGTGCCGATGGGCCCCATCACCGCGCCGGCGCCGTAGACCATGACCAGCGCGCTTGACGCCGCCGTCATCTGGTCGGGTTCAAGCCAGTCATGAGTGTGCGCCATGGATAGCGGATAGAGCGTCATGGTCAGCCCGCCGGCGAAGAACCCGGTCACGGTCAGGGCGATCAGGCCCATGTCCGCCGCCATGGGCAGCAGCGCCGCAGCGACGGCGGCTGCGGAAGCGACAGCGCCGATGATCACCCGGCGGTCGATGGCGTCGGACAAACGCCCGATAGGCCATTGCAGGGCGGCGCCGCCTACCAGGGTCGCGGCGATGAACACCGACACCCCGCTCACCTCCAGCCCGATGCGGCGCGCATAGACCGCACCCATGCCCAGAATGATGCCGTTGGCGACGCCGGCGCAAAAACTGCCTGTCAGTCCGAGCGGAGAAATCGCGAACAGCTTGCGCAGGGTCAGGCGCTCGACCTCCAGAATGTAGTGCGGTTGGGGGGCCGAGCTGAGCAGAATGGGCACCAGCGCGCCTGAAATGATGATGGAGGAGAGGACGTAGAGCGTCAGGCTGGCTGTCGGCGCGGTGTTCAGCAGCCCTTGCCCGATGGCGAGGCTGCCATGGGTGATGATCATGTAGATCGCCAGCAACGCCCCGCGATAGGTGTTGGAGCTTTCGCGATTCAGCCAGCTTTCGGCCACCACATACAGGCCTGCAAAGCTGAAACCGGTCAGAAAGCGCATGCCGGACCAGACGATGGGATCAATCAGCAGCCCATGCACCAGGATCGCGATAGAGCCGATCGAGGCCAGGGCGGCGAAGGTGCGCACATGGCCGACCTTGGCGATCAGGCGTTCGGCGCTGGCTGACCCGGCGAAAAATCCAGCGAAGTAACTGGTCATCACCAGGCCCGTCAGGGTGGCGGAAAAGCCGGAGTCTTCGGCCACCACGCCCAGAAGCGTGCCTTGCAAGCCGTTGCCGGCGAGCAGCAGCGCGATCCCAAGCAAGAGCGCCCAGAGCTGAATAACAGCGCCCAAAAGGCTGCGTTCTTCCATTTGCGGCGCGTTGGTCATTGGCCAGCTCCCATATCTCAGACTTTCGCGTGTGCCTGAGACCGTGGGGCGGCGTCAATTCATTCCTCGATCAGGGTTAAGGCGGGCGCCTTGATCAAGGCGCCCGCCTGCTCGGGCCCTTAGAGCTCTGCAGCCTCTGGGCGGGTGGATGCAGATGTCACAGACAACCTGCTTGTCCCCGAACAGCCTGTTCAAAACCTGACTGGACGTTCAGGCAGGCCTGGTTGAAGGCAGGCGGCCCTTCACTGGCGAACCGGTTCAGGCTCCCGCTGCCGCCCGCAGAGCGGGCGCCAAAGGGAATGCGGACTTCGATCCGGGCGCTTCGCGCTTCAAACTCGCCGACTCCCAGACCGGACAGCCCGGTCTCGAGCCGCACTCTGGCGCCCCAACCCGTCTGCGCCGCAATGCCCACACGCGCGTCGGCCCGAAGCGCATCGCCGCCATTGAAGCCGCCTTGTTCGTTGATCAGCTCGGCTGCGCGATAATCCCAGACCGCTGCTACGCTCGTGTTCACTTCAAGCCAGCCGCCGTCAGAGGTTTCACGGCGCCATGCGATTTCAGGTCCGGCCCGGAACCGGCCCAGGGCGACGCTCTGCTCGGGAATGTCAAAGCCCAGGGAGTCCACATAGCCTTTCTGGCGCTCTTCAAAGTGCGTGATCCCGGCCTGGGGACGCAGACGCCATGGGCCTTTGGCGACCTCGCCGCTGAGATTGGCGCGGACCATCAACCGGTCGGTCTCGAAATCGTCCTGATACAAACCGAGCGGATCGACGGTGTTGTCGGACTGGCCGTACAGCGCCATCGCGTCGAGCGTCAGAGACTGGGTCATGCGCCAGACGGTGTAAGGGCCGACCATCCAGCCCTGACCTTCTGTGCGCGCGCCGCGAAGGGCGCCCGCCTCGGCGAAGATTTCGCCCGCACGCTCATCCATCCAGTCATACTGCAGAAGAGCGCCGACGATCAGGTCGTCAGAGAGCTGATAGTCAGTCCCCAGCTGAGCGACGCCGAAATCACTGTTCGCGCGTTCACCCGCCCGGTTGTCGGACACGCCGGACAGTTCTGCGGCGAACCAGACATCCCAGTTTTCAAGCACAGGGCGTTCCGGATTGCCGGGGCCGTTCATGCCGGACGGCGTCTGCGCTGCGGCGTTGCGGGCGCCCGCCAATGAGCCGGCCAGGCTCATCTGATAGCGGCCGGACCCTTCCACTTGAGCGGCGAAGGCGCCGCGCTGGGTGGTCTCACGCGCTTCAAACCGGCGTGACAGGTCAGGCGCGGCGTCTATCAAGCGGTCAGCGCGACGCAGCATGAAGTTGCGGATGGCGCGTTGGGTGGCGAGCCGCACCAGGTCTTCATCTCGGGCGTTTTCGAACGTGCACACCAGTGCTTCGTCAGGATCAAGATCAATCACCGCCACACCCTTTTCGGGATCGTAGCTGGAGCCGCCATCCAGATCACCCGCGCAGCTGATGGCGTTCACACGCCAGCCTTGCGGGGTGCTCTGGGTGAGCGTGTAGGTCCCCGACATCAGCTCGGAGATCTCAGCCTGCGCCGAGCCGGTGCGCGGGGTCAGGGTCAGGCCGTCAAAATCCGCGATGTCGCTGGAATAGCTGAAGCTGACGTCGCCAGATAGGCCGGACGCCGTGCTGGCGACCAAAGTCAGCGAACCGTACCGCGGTTCAAGCGACAGGGAGATGGGAATTTCGATGATGATCGTTTCCTGGATTGAGGCTGACGGCGCACTGGCGCTGGAGGTCCCCGAGGCGCTTTCGCGCACAACCGTCACCGTGCCGGTGTAATCGCCCGGCGGCAGGTCATTGACCGCATCGGTGACTTCCACCGTGAAATCGATATCGCCCAGCGGCGGCACGACGCCGCTATCAGGGGTGACGATTAGCCAATTCACATCAGCGAAGGCGCGGAACGGAATGGCTTGAGAGCCTGGATTGGTCACTTTGGCGCCCGCGGAAACTGTCGTGGGATCCGCCGTGTCCGCTGTGACTTCCACGACCACTTCTGTAGGCGGGGCCACAACTTCCACACTCAGGGCGGCGCCGAGACTGTCATTGCCCGCGGCGTCCTTGGCGGCGCCAGAAGCCAGAGTGATGTCGATCACGCCCACGGTGCGGGGCGTGACGATCACGCTGAACCGGCCTTCGCCCAGTGAAGCGAGATCAGTCGCGTCCGCATTGGTGAGTGACAGGGCGTCCATGGTGAAGCCGGTGACAGGCTCGCCAAAGTCGATGGAGAGCGTGAAGGCGCCCTCGACGGTCTCGCCGGGACCGCTCAGCACAGGCGAAGGCGCGTCAGCGTCCACTTTGACGGAGAAATCCGCCGCCGCGAGACTGCCGTTGCCTGCGGCGTCCGTCGCTGCGCCTGCGGCCAAGCTGACGGTCACGGTGTCTGCCGCGCCCGGCGTCAGCAGGGCAGTATAACTGGCGCCCGATCCTGCCAGATCGCTGGCGACCGCGCCAACCACTCCAAGGTCATCAAGCGCAAATCCGCTCACGGACTCAGAGAAGGTGATCGTCAGATCAAACGGGCCCGACGCGATTTTGCCGATAGAGGCGGACAGGCTGGCCGTCGGCGCGGCGGTGTCCGCCATCACAGAAAGGGTATTTGAAGCGGTGTTGCCATTGCCGCCCACATCCGACGTCGCATTCGCCCTGACCTCTACCGTCACCGGGCCATCGCCGTCCGGTGTGATTTCGGCGGTGTATTCAGATGTGCTGACGGCATTGAAGCCAGAGACCGCGCCATTGCTGACAGACAGTCCGCCTGCGCTGAAACCGTTGACAGCCTCGCTGAACCGGATGGTGACAGGGAAGGCGCCGGTAACCGCGCCGCTGGCGCTGCTTGAAAGCGTCACGCTTGGCGCGTCCGCATCATTCGCCATCACGATGGTACTGTTGTTCACACCCGTCACGCTGGTGTTCGCCAGAGCGTTCCCGGCAGAGTCCGTGATGGAGTTGCCAGGCGCGATGGCTAGAGAAACCGACCCGTTCAGGTTCGCCAGATCACCATTGGCGAGGGTGACCAGATAATAATCCGGCTTGCTGAGGGTATGGGTGATGGTCGGGGTGGCGGTCGTTCCAGTGATCACAAGATCTGCTGCTGTGAGCTGGTTTTGAGGCAGTTCTTCGCTGAACGTCACACGCCAGGAGACCGTGTCGGCGTCCGTGGGCGAGACTGTTCCGGGATCCAGGTCAACGCTGGCGATCGTCGGAGCTGTGTTGTCGAGAAAATAGCTGTTACCGTAGGTTCCCGTCGGGACGGCCGTGGCCATGGCGTTGCCGTAGTCATCAACAATGCCGTTATTGAGCACGACCCGGACCATGCCATCCAGGTCCGCCAGATCGCCGCCCGAGGCCGTGACGTAAAATCCGATGGAATACCGCGTGACGCTGAGTGTTGCAGTCGTTCCCGTCAGCGTGAAGTCCGACGGCGCCAGGCTCATCGAGTCGGAAATCTCGGAAAAATTGAAATCCCAGGTCAGGCTGTCGGCATTGGTCACCAACGCCGTGGGCGTGTTTTGCGTGATGCTGGCCAGAACCGGCGCCGCATTGCGGACATTATAGCTCTC contains these protein-coding regions:
- a CDS encoding efflux RND transporter periplasmic adaptor subunit → MFKRLMVCLAATCVASACSQDPSSEPGQPGAGEAPRGVGVIAQEVILEREAERIEVLGTARARANATIYPETAGQVEAVAFSAGEWVEGGAPLVRLEADQERLEVRLSEVAVREAEQLLARYRRIENTGAVSDSQIDEAETALDAARIELEQARIALARRTVYAPFSGYLGLTDIDAGARITPSTAITELDDRSVLYVDFDPSEQVFSRISVGDRVQATPFAGPEQTYSARIINVDSRIDPTSRTFTVRAEIDNQADALRPGMSFRVGFELLSNTRPVVPEAAISWGSDGAYVWLVRDGRAEREAVTLVQRRQGRVLVSGDLSAGELVVAEGVQRMREGAAVDLLEIRRRSDTDTRATAGATSVSDSGLAQ
- a CDS encoding MFS transporter gives rise to the protein MTNAPQMEERSLLGAVIQLWALLLGIALLLAGNGLQGTLLGVVAEDSGFSATLTGLVMTSYFAGFFAGSASAERLIAKVGHVRTFAALASIGSIAILVHGLLIDPIVWSGMRFLTGFSFAGLYVVAESWLNRESSNTYRGALLAIYMIITHGSLAIGQGLLNTAPTASLTLYVLSSIIISGALVPILLSSAPQPHYILEVERLTLRKLFAISPLGLTGSFCAGVANGIILGMGAVYARRIGLEVSGVSVFIAATLVGGAALQWPIGRLSDAIDRRVIIGAVASAAAVAAALLPMAADMGLIALTVTGFFAGGLTMTLYPLSMAHTHDWLEPDQMTAASSALVMVYGAGAVMGPIGTGVLMGLIGPSGFAYYLIGLCLLLSAIAVYRITRREAPDSTEDYLLAPAAMVGGEYWAETAVEEAADAESDPA
- a CDS encoding Ig-like domain-containing protein, with translation MLSRLHRTIATGAIASLIALTGTAASLAQQVFSVTLRTDGSCTASNPTIFDVRAYIPTSTTNDTGDGRDLWHYYLLDHNKTVLGRNSIAITIPYANPNAIRSVATNADPAVGLFTVMLRNEDAGFDLNVGDTADTTASLVRALYQFNASLYDSDCPGLPDTTAPRPTSIVRQTPAAESTSADSLTWRVSFDEAMQNVDASDFEVTGTTASLSINPVSTSVYDVTASGGNLADLSDSASHTTVSLGFSAGRDLTDLASNALSSTSPSGAHEHYNVNNLAPVLANITRAAPSQELTNSDALIWEFEFSQIPDSMSLTAADFTLTGTTASLVVNRYPDGFNVTATGGDLANLNGTVSISLKDGFVTEYGNAMATGAPSGTNENSFVVDNTAPAMASIDRYPGTVSPTSADSVSWLVTFNEDMDPSTIDSGDFSIEGTTATLTISRETDASYKLSISGGDLANLNDSVVLHFQVGGMTDAAGNAILDNTTLGTDIRFFQMVNDSAAPTVTSIVRSSPVSENTNADTLRWRVSFSEKVRNVTADDFSLTGTTATVTTVDTTSSAGAYSSPAFSSPSAAASSVVYYVTASGGDLASVADSTVSLGLSSSHNIIDDASNSLTVTTPSGANESYNVRNAAPVLASITQNTPTALVTNADSLTWDFNFSEISDSMSLAPSDFTLTGTTATLSVTRYSIGFYVTASGGDLADLDGMVRVVLNNGIVDDYGNAMATAVPTGTYGNSYFLDNTAPTIASVDLDPGTVSPTDADTVSWRVTFSEELPQNQLTAADLVITGTTATPTITHTLSKPDYYLVTLANGDLANLNGSVSLAIAPGNSITDSAGNALANTSVTGVNNSTIVMANDADAPSVTLSSSASGAVTGAFPVTIRFSEAVNGFSAGGLSVSNGAVSGFNAVSTSEYTAEITPDGDGPVTVEVRANATSDVGGNGNTASNTLSVMADTAAPTASLSASIGKIASGPFDLTITFSESVSGFALDDLGVVGAVASDLAGSGASYTALLTPGAADTVTVSLAAGAATDAAGNGSLAAADFSVKVDADAPSPVLSGPGETVEGAFTLSIDFGEPVTGFTMDALSLTNADATDLASLGEGRFSVIVTPRTVGVIDITLASGAAKDAAGNDSLGAALSVEVVAPPTEVVVEVTADTADPTTVSAGAKVTNPGSQAIPFRAFADVNWLIVTPDSGVVPPLGDIDFTVEVTDAVNDLPPGDYTGTVTVVRESASGTSSASAPSASIQETIIIEIPISLSLEPRYGSLTLVASTASGLSGDVSFSYSSDIADFDGLTLTPRTGSAQAEISELMSGTYTLTQSTPQGWRVNAISCAGDLDGGSSYDPEKGVAVIDLDPDEALVCTFENARDEDLVRLATQRAIRNFMLRRADRLIDAAPDLSRRFEARETTQRGAFAAQVEGSGRYQMSLAGSLAGARNAAAQTPSGMNGPGNPERPVLENWDVWFAAELSGVSDNRAGERANSDFGVAQLGTDYQLSDDLIVGALLQYDWMDERAGEIFAEAGALRGARTEGQGWMVGPYTVWRMTQSLTLDAMALYGQSDNTVDPLGLYQDDFETDRLMVRANLSGEVAKGPWRLRPQAGITHFEERQKGYVDSLGFDIPEQSVALGRFRAGPEIAWRRETSDGGWLEVNTSVAAVWDYRAAELINEQGGFNGGDALRADARVGIAAQTGWGARVRLETGLSGLGVGEFEARSARIEVRIPFGARSAGGSGSLNRFASEGPPAFNQACLNVQSGFEQAVRGQAGCL